The Reichenbachiella carrageenanivorans region AAATTCCAAGGCATTGGTAAAAATAACTGAAGGACCTTCTCTTGTGAAGTCGTTGGGGTCGTTAGAGAAGGTACAGTGATTGAAGACATAGGAGCCACCCCCTAGCCCAGCTACTAGCTGATCTTTGCAGCTGAATACTTCTAGGTTGAAGGCAGTGATTTGCCCTGTATAAGCAGCGATACCTGATGAAGACATGAAGTGTATGGATGTATTGCTGATCAACAGTTCGGCACCTTCGCCATTGACTAGATTGGTGGAGAGTGTCAATCCTGTGGTTCCATTTTTTATTATGGCATGGTCGATGCTGTTGTCTATGCTGCCAGGATAAAAGAGGATAGAGCCCCATTGGCCTGGTGCTTCGTCATATTTAGCATCAAGCCTAGTATTGGCTATGAGTACCTTATCTTCTGTAGTGCCTTGTATGTCTAGCGAGCCAGCGATGGTAAAGATCGCACCGTTGTCGATGTAGATTTTGGCACCTGCTTCTACGGTGAGCTTGCAGCCCGTGTCTACCCAAGCGGAATCATAGATGATATAGGGTCGATCTTTGGTCCAGGTAGTATTGCAGGTGATGGCTTCATTATTGATGAAGATGGCGTCTTGACCCCAAGCGACGAGATTCACATTTTCCTTTTTTGTATTATATTCTATTTGGATATCGTCTTTTACTAAAAAGGGTAAATCTTGATTGTTGGGATCGATGATTACTTCCACCAGAATCAACAAGCTATCTTTTCCGAAGATTACCTCATTTTCGAAGGAATTGCCTTCAAAGCCATTTACCGTCAGGTTATAGGGAGATTGATCGCCAGTGCCAAGAGACAGCTGGGTGATATTGATGGCCTCATCATGGGTATTGTAGATTTGGAGTCGCTTGGTGATACTGCCCAGACTAGAGAACAGGGTGTCGAAGGTGACGGTGTCCGTACTATAAGACAGCTGTAGGCTGGTATCAGTAGATATCTCTTCTACATTAGGCTGACATCCCAAGAAAACGCCTGAGGATAGCACGAGTAGCAGTATGAGGTGTTTGATGGCCTTCAAATCTTATGCTTCACCGTCTTTCAACTTCTCTGCATTTTCGGCAATACGGAGTTGCTCGATAAAATCCCCGATCTCACCATCCATTACGGTTGGGAGGTTGTGCTGAGAGTAGCCGATTCTGTGGTCGGTCACACGGCCCTGAGGATAGTTGTAGGTTCTGATTTTATCCGAACGATCGCCACTGCCTACCATCGATTTTCGTTGGGCACCTACGGCGTCGTTGTGTTTTTTGAGTTCTATATCATAGATACGGCCACGCAATACTTTTAATGCTTTCTCTAAGTTTTTAAGCTGGCTTTTTTCATCCTGACACGACACGACTAGTCCTGTGGGTATGTGTGTCAGTCTGATGGCCGAATAGGTAGTATTTACCGATTGACCACCTGGGCCACTAGAGCAGAAGGTGTCTTTACGCACATCATTCATGTCGATTTGTACATCTACTTCTTCCATTTCAGGGAGTACGGCTACGGTAGCTGCAGAGGTGTGAACACGGCCTTGTGTTTCTGTGGCAGGAACCCGCTGTACACGATGTACGCCAGATTCAAATTTGAGTTTGCCATAGACATCTTCGCCAGATACCATGCTGATGATTTCCTTGTATCCGCCTGAGCTACCTTCGGTCAGATCCATCACTCCCATTTTCCAGCCTTGTTTTTCGCAATAGCGCTGATACATACGGAAGAGATCTCCCGCGAAAATGGCAGCCTCGTCTCCGCCCGTACCTGCACGAATTTCAAGGATACTGTTTTTATCATCGTTGGGGTCTTTTGGAATCAGCATTTGCTTGATTTCTTCTTCGATAGTCTCTTTTTGAGGCTCAAGCTCATCGAGTTCCATTTTGGCCATTTCACGAAACTCTGGGTCTTTTTCTGTTTCCAGAATTTGCTTGGAGTTAGCCAGGTTGTCCAAAATGAGTTTATATTCTTCGTATTTATTGACAATCTTCTCGAGATCTTTGTATTCTTTGCTAAGCTTCGAATAGTGAGTCATATCAGACATGGCATCGGGCTGTACAATGAGCTGTCCTACTTCTTCGAATCTATGTTTGATCTCCTCTAGTTTCTCTTTCATTTTCAACAAATTTGAAAGCAAATCTAATAAATAGTCCGTTGCTTATTTGATGAAATTAAAGAATCCCATGAAGCAATTATTCAAGATTTTTAATCTAAAGGATCTAAAAAACGTAAACCCTTTTTTTAATCCATAGCTCATCACGAAATTTGTCTTATGAATAATACATGGATTCTTTTATCATTTGCCTTTTTATGTTCTTGTCTGTCTCCAGAAGAAATAGCCATTTCTGCAGATGACCAGATAAAAGCGCTGGATCTAGTGGTTCAATCTATTGCAGAGGATCAGGCAGGCACTCAGTTGGTCAAAACGGTTACATTGGACGGAAGTCAAGAATCGAGCACCCTACCTTTTGATACTTTGATAGTCAGCAAGGATTTGAAAACCTTGAAGGATTATTCATTTGCCAGACTCATTCGGACGACCAACTATAACAAAACCGCGGTAGATCAGGGTTTTTTGTATGAGCGAAAAGCAAAGGAAAAGAAAGGGCCAGTATCTATTTTAATTGACAAAAATGAAGAGGGGGATATTGAGGAATTGGAGCTCAAGCTAGAAGATGCCAACTTACTATATACCTCTAATCAACAGATTCGTCTGACTTTTGAAAATAAAAAGCTAGCGACCTATCGTGTACAAGGGAGTAGAAAATTGATTGGCATGGAGGCTACCGTTTTCGATATCTCAGTGAGAGTGCAGTAATCTTAGATTTTGAGTAAGGCTTCGAAAAACCCCATGTTTTCAGATTTGTTTTTCACCACTAGGC contains the following coding sequences:
- the prfA gene encoding peptide chain release factor 1 yields the protein MKEKLEEIKHRFEEVGQLIVQPDAMSDMTHYSKLSKEYKDLEKIVNKYEEYKLILDNLANSKQILETEKDPEFREMAKMELDELEPQKETIEEEIKQMLIPKDPNDDKNSILEIRAGTGGDEAAIFAGDLFRMYQRYCEKQGWKMGVMDLTEGSSGGYKEIISMVSGEDVYGKLKFESGVHRVQRVPATETQGRVHTSAATVAVLPEMEEVDVQIDMNDVRKDTFCSSGPGGQSVNTTYSAIRLTHIPTGLVVSCQDEKSQLKNLEKALKVLRGRIYDIELKKHNDAVGAQRKSMVGSGDRSDKIRTYNYPQGRVTDHRIGYSQHNLPTVMDGEIGDFIEQLRIAENAEKLKDGEA